A stretch of the Solanum dulcamara chromosome 6, daSolDulc1.2, whole genome shotgun sequence genome encodes the following:
- the LOC129891144 gene encoding uncharacterized protein LOC129891144 isoform X2: protein MDSPSNSPHLRKSGSRAVVSDFGTLEPGSVFEEAVLHNIEANEMKGVSTPPSTTTIIPSPVLLWRLKVLLFLIWGVSCCKISWDSVMRMSVNLRDLFLYEAFLYYNPLLLVTIMVWLWGMNLWVFAQANVDFAKIFDLDQNHLSHREIWKCATWMTIIVPTSMTTYLYLYSNGEVSLAASQPVLLYAAFAMALIFPFHIFYLSSRYFLLRTLWRIVFPLQAIAFADFFLADILTSMSKVHNLFFPLTKKRKGHYRRKTCAPGNANAIRNAQVFSDLERSVCRMVHRQVATIAWFEADSVCGSHSVAIPIILVLPYLFRLFQCLRQYKDTRDRTTLFNALKYSTAVPVIFVSALKYHVFPDNWVNLYRPLWLLSAVVNCLYSFYWDLTRDWDLSCFTRVFKFTRPHILSHCLYGRKWVYFWVIGSNLILRCTWTYKLSAHLRHNYLTVFTITALEIFRRFQWAFFRVENEWNKISTKSNSKLSMSDVPKEEELLNSNGHNV from the exons ATGGATTCTCCTTCCAACAGTCCACATCTACGGAAATCTGGAAGCCGAGCAGTTGTTTCTGATTTTG GTACACTTGAACCTGGTAGTGTTTTTGAAGAAGCCGTTTTGCATAACATAGAGGCCAATGAAATGAAGGGTGTGAGCACACCACCGAGCACTACGACCATAATTCCATCTCCTGTTCTTCTATGGAGACTTAAG GTGTTACTGTTTCTCATCTGGGGTGTTAGTTGTTGCAAG ATCAGCTGGGATTCAGTCATGAGAATGAGTGTAAACCTCCGTGATCTGTTTCTGTATGAGGCTTTTCTTTATTACAATCCTTTGCTACTTGTG ACGATAATGGTTTGGCTTTGGGGCATGAACCTATGGGTTTTTGCACAGGCTAATGTTGACTTTGCTAAAATTTTTGACCTCGATCAAAATCATCTCTCTCACAGAGAGATTTGGAAG TGTGCTACCTGGATGACCATCATCGTGCCAACTAGCAtgacaacctatctctatctcTACTCAAATGGAGAAGTTTCGTTGGCTGCATCTCAACCA GTGCTCTTATATGCTGCTTTCGCCATGGCTCTGATATTTCCCTTTCATATTTTCTATTTATCATCTCGCTACTTTTTGTTAAGAACACTTTGGAGGATAGTTTTCCCGCTGCAG GCAATAGCTTTTGCTGACTTCTTCCTGGCTGATATATTAACTTCTATGTCAAAGGTACACAacctcttctttcctttgacaaaaaaaaggaaaggacaTTACAGGAGAAAAACTTGTGCCCCTGGCAATGCTAATGCTATTCGAAATGCACAGGTATTTTCAGATTTGGAGCGTTCAGTTTGTAGAATGGTTCATCGACAG GTTGCTACCATTGCATGGTTTGAAGCTGATTCTGTTTGTGGCAGTCACTCTGTTGCAATTCCTATCATTCTTGTATTGCCTTATCTATTTCGTCTGTTTCAATGTCTTCGGCAATACAAGGATACTAGAGATAGGACTACCCTGTTCAATG CTTTAAAATATTCAACAGCAGTACCAGTGATATTTGTGTCAGCCCTTAAGTATCACGTATTCCCTGACAACTGGGTTAACCTTTATAGGCCTTTGTGGCTTCTCTCGGCAGTTGTGAACTGTCTCTATTCGTTTTATTGGGATCTGACAAGAGATTGGGACTTAAG TTGTTTCACTCGGGTTTTCAAGTTCACCAGACCACATATTCTATCACATTGTTTGTACGGACGCAAATGG GTGTACTTTTGGGTGATCGGAAGCAACCTAATATTGCGATGCACGTGGACATACAAGCTGTCTGCCCATCTCCGACACAATTACCTCACAGTATTCACAATAACTGCTCTAGAGATCTTCCGTCGTTTCCAATGGGCTTTCTTCCGTGTAGAAAATGAGTGGAATAAGATAAGCACCAAATCAAATAGTAAACTCTCCATGAGTGACGTCCCCAAAGAAGAAGAACTACTCAACTCCAATGGTCACAATGTATAG
- the LOC129891144 gene encoding uncharacterized protein LOC129891144 isoform X4, which yields MDSPSNSPHLRKSGSRAVVSDFGTLEPGSVFEEAVLHNIEANEMKGVSTPPSTTTIIPSPVLLWRLKVLLFLIWGVSCCKISWDSVMRMSVNLRDLFLYEAFLYYNPLLLVTIMVWLWGMNLWVFAQANVDFAKIFDLDQNHLSHREIWKCATWMTIIVPTSMTTYLYLYSNGEVSLAASQPVLLYAAFAMALIFPFHIFYLSSRYFLLRTLWRIVFPLQAIAFADFFLADILTSMSKVFSDLERSVCRMVHRQVATIAWFEADSVCGSHSVAIPIILVLPYLFRLFQCLRQYKDTRDRTTLFNALKYSTAVPVIFVSALKYHVFPDNWVNLYRPLWLLSAVVNCLYSFYWDLTRDWDLSCFTRVFKFTRPHILSHCLYGRKWVYFWVIGSNLILRCTWTYKLSAHLRHNYLTVFTITALEIFRRFQWAFFRVENEWNKISTKSNSKLSMSDVPKEEELLNSNGHNV from the exons ATGGATTCTCCTTCCAACAGTCCACATCTACGGAAATCTGGAAGCCGAGCAGTTGTTTCTGATTTTG GTACACTTGAACCTGGTAGTGTTTTTGAAGAAGCCGTTTTGCATAACATAGAGGCCAATGAAATGAAGGGTGTGAGCACACCACCGAGCACTACGACCATAATTCCATCTCCTGTTCTTCTATGGAGACTTAAG GTGTTACTGTTTCTCATCTGGGGTGTTAGTTGTTGCAAG ATCAGCTGGGATTCAGTCATGAGAATGAGTGTAAACCTCCGTGATCTGTTTCTGTATGAGGCTTTTCTTTATTACAATCCTTTGCTACTTGTG ACGATAATGGTTTGGCTTTGGGGCATGAACCTATGGGTTTTTGCACAGGCTAATGTTGACTTTGCTAAAATTTTTGACCTCGATCAAAATCATCTCTCTCACAGAGAGATTTGGAAG TGTGCTACCTGGATGACCATCATCGTGCCAACTAGCAtgacaacctatctctatctcTACTCAAATGGAGAAGTTTCGTTGGCTGCATCTCAACCA GTGCTCTTATATGCTGCTTTCGCCATGGCTCTGATATTTCCCTTTCATATTTTCTATTTATCATCTCGCTACTTTTTGTTAAGAACACTTTGGAGGATAGTTTTCCCGCTGCAG GCAATAGCTTTTGCTGACTTCTTCCTGGCTGATATATTAACTTCTATGTCAAAG GTATTTTCAGATTTGGAGCGTTCAGTTTGTAGAATGGTTCATCGACAG GTTGCTACCATTGCATGGTTTGAAGCTGATTCTGTTTGTGGCAGTCACTCTGTTGCAATTCCTATCATTCTTGTATTGCCTTATCTATTTCGTCTGTTTCAATGTCTTCGGCAATACAAGGATACTAGAGATAGGACTACCCTGTTCAATG CTTTAAAATATTCAACAGCAGTACCAGTGATATTTGTGTCAGCCCTTAAGTATCACGTATTCCCTGACAACTGGGTTAACCTTTATAGGCCTTTGTGGCTTCTCTCGGCAGTTGTGAACTGTCTCTATTCGTTTTATTGGGATCTGACAAGAGATTGGGACTTAAG TTGTTTCACTCGGGTTTTCAAGTTCACCAGACCACATATTCTATCACATTGTTTGTACGGACGCAAATGG GTGTACTTTTGGGTGATCGGAAGCAACCTAATATTGCGATGCACGTGGACATACAAGCTGTCTGCCCATCTCCGACACAATTACCTCACAGTATTCACAATAACTGCTCTAGAGATCTTCCGTCGTTTCCAATGGGCTTTCTTCCGTGTAGAAAATGAGTGGAATAAGATAAGCACCAAATCAAATAGTAAACTCTCCATGAGTGACGTCCCCAAAGAAGAAGAACTACTCAACTCCAATGGTCACAATGTATAG
- the LOC129891144 gene encoding uncharacterized protein LOC129891144 isoform X5 — protein sequence MKGVSTPPSTTTIIPSPVLLWRLKVLLFLIWGVSCCKISWDSVMRMSVNLRDLFLYEAFLYYNPLLLVTIMVWLWGMNLWVFAQANVDFAKIFDLDQNHLSHREIWKCATWMTIIVPTSMTTYLYLYSNGEVSLAASQPVLLYAAFAMALIFPFHIFYLSSRYFLLRTLWRIVFPLQAIAFADFFLADILTSMSKVHNLFFPLTKKRKGHYRRKTCAPGNANAIRNAQVFSDLERSVCRMVHRQVATIAWFEADSVCGSHSVAIPIILVLPYLFRLFQCLRQYKDTRDRTTLFNALKYSTAVPVIFVSALKYHVFPDNWVNLYRPLWLLSAVVNCLYSFYWDLTRDWDLSCFTRVFKFTRPHILSHCLYGRKWVYFWVIGSNLILRCTWTYKLSAHLRHNYLTVFTITALEIFRRFQWAFFRVENEWNKISTKSNSKLSMSDVPKEEELLNSNGHNV from the exons ATGAAGGGTGTGAGCACACCACCGAGCACTACGACCATAATTCCATCTCCTGTTCTTCTATGGAGACTTAAG GTGTTACTGTTTCTCATCTGGGGTGTTAGTTGTTGCAAG ATCAGCTGGGATTCAGTCATGAGAATGAGTGTAAACCTCCGTGATCTGTTTCTGTATGAGGCTTTTCTTTATTACAATCCTTTGCTACTTGTG ACGATAATGGTTTGGCTTTGGGGCATGAACCTATGGGTTTTTGCACAGGCTAATGTTGACTTTGCTAAAATTTTTGACCTCGATCAAAATCATCTCTCTCACAGAGAGATTTGGAAG TGTGCTACCTGGATGACCATCATCGTGCCAACTAGCAtgacaacctatctctatctcTACTCAAATGGAGAAGTTTCGTTGGCTGCATCTCAACCA GTGCTCTTATATGCTGCTTTCGCCATGGCTCTGATATTTCCCTTTCATATTTTCTATTTATCATCTCGCTACTTTTTGTTAAGAACACTTTGGAGGATAGTTTTCCCGCTGCAG GCAATAGCTTTTGCTGACTTCTTCCTGGCTGATATATTAACTTCTATGTCAAAGGTACACAacctcttctttcctttgacaaaaaaaaggaaaggacaTTACAGGAGAAAAACTTGTGCCCCTGGCAATGCTAATGCTATTCGAAATGCACAGGTATTTTCAGATTTGGAGCGTTCAGTTTGTAGAATGGTTCATCGACAG GTTGCTACCATTGCATGGTTTGAAGCTGATTCTGTTTGTGGCAGTCACTCTGTTGCAATTCCTATCATTCTTGTATTGCCTTATCTATTTCGTCTGTTTCAATGTCTTCGGCAATACAAGGATACTAGAGATAGGACTACCCTGTTCAATG CTTTAAAATATTCAACAGCAGTACCAGTGATATTTGTGTCAGCCCTTAAGTATCACGTATTCCCTGACAACTGGGTTAACCTTTATAGGCCTTTGTGGCTTCTCTCGGCAGTTGTGAACTGTCTCTATTCGTTTTATTGGGATCTGACAAGAGATTGGGACTTAAG TTGTTTCACTCGGGTTTTCAAGTTCACCAGACCACATATTCTATCACATTGTTTGTACGGACGCAAATGG GTGTACTTTTGGGTGATCGGAAGCAACCTAATATTGCGATGCACGTGGACATACAAGCTGTCTGCCCATCTCCGACACAATTACCTCACAGTATTCACAATAACTGCTCTAGAGATCTTCCGTCGTTTCCAATGGGCTTTCTTCCGTGTAGAAAATGAGTGGAATAAGATAAGCACCAAATCAAATAGTAAACTCTCCATGAGTGACGTCCCCAAAGAAGAAGAACTACTCAACTCCAATGGTCACAATGTATAG
- the LOC129891144 gene encoding uncharacterized protein LOC129891144 isoform X3 — protein MLNQCRDILHTFSSNSLPHLRKSGSRAVVSDFGTLEPGSVFEEAVLHNIEANEMKGVSTPPSTTTIIPSPVLLWRLKVLLFLIWGVSCCKISWDSVMRMSVNLRDLFLYEAFLYYNPLLLVTIMVWLWGMNLWVFAQANVDFAKIFDLDQNHLSHREIWKCATWMTIIVPTSMTTYLYLYSNGEVSLAASQPVLLYAAFAMALIFPFHIFYLSSRYFLLRTLWRIVFPLQAIAFADFFLADILTSMSKVFSDLERSVCRMVHRQVATIAWFEADSVCGSHSVAIPIILVLPYLFRLFQCLRQYKDTRDRTTLFNALKYSTAVPVIFVSALKYHVFPDNWVNLYRPLWLLSAVVNCLYSFYWDLTRDWDLSCFTRVFKFTRPHILSHCLYGRKWVYFWVIGSNLILRCTWTYKLSAHLRHNYLTVFTITALEIFRRFQWAFFRVENEWNKISTKSNSKLSMSDVPKEEELLNSNGHNV, from the exons ATGCTGAATCAGTGCCGGGACATCCTTCACACTTTCTCATCAAATTCGCT TCCACATCTACGGAAATCTGGAAGCCGAGCAGTTGTTTCTGATTTTG GTACACTTGAACCTGGTAGTGTTTTTGAAGAAGCCGTTTTGCATAACATAGAGGCCAATGAAATGAAGGGTGTGAGCACACCACCGAGCACTACGACCATAATTCCATCTCCTGTTCTTCTATGGAGACTTAAG GTGTTACTGTTTCTCATCTGGGGTGTTAGTTGTTGCAAG ATCAGCTGGGATTCAGTCATGAGAATGAGTGTAAACCTCCGTGATCTGTTTCTGTATGAGGCTTTTCTTTATTACAATCCTTTGCTACTTGTG ACGATAATGGTTTGGCTTTGGGGCATGAACCTATGGGTTTTTGCACAGGCTAATGTTGACTTTGCTAAAATTTTTGACCTCGATCAAAATCATCTCTCTCACAGAGAGATTTGGAAG TGTGCTACCTGGATGACCATCATCGTGCCAACTAGCAtgacaacctatctctatctcTACTCAAATGGAGAAGTTTCGTTGGCTGCATCTCAACCA GTGCTCTTATATGCTGCTTTCGCCATGGCTCTGATATTTCCCTTTCATATTTTCTATTTATCATCTCGCTACTTTTTGTTAAGAACACTTTGGAGGATAGTTTTCCCGCTGCAG GCAATAGCTTTTGCTGACTTCTTCCTGGCTGATATATTAACTTCTATGTCAAAG GTATTTTCAGATTTGGAGCGTTCAGTTTGTAGAATGGTTCATCGACAG GTTGCTACCATTGCATGGTTTGAAGCTGATTCTGTTTGTGGCAGTCACTCTGTTGCAATTCCTATCATTCTTGTATTGCCTTATCTATTTCGTCTGTTTCAATGTCTTCGGCAATACAAGGATACTAGAGATAGGACTACCCTGTTCAATG CTTTAAAATATTCAACAGCAGTACCAGTGATATTTGTGTCAGCCCTTAAGTATCACGTATTCCCTGACAACTGGGTTAACCTTTATAGGCCTTTGTGGCTTCTCTCGGCAGTTGTGAACTGTCTCTATTCGTTTTATTGGGATCTGACAAGAGATTGGGACTTAAG TTGTTTCACTCGGGTTTTCAAGTTCACCAGACCACATATTCTATCACATTGTTTGTACGGACGCAAATGG GTGTACTTTTGGGTGATCGGAAGCAACCTAATATTGCGATGCACGTGGACATACAAGCTGTCTGCCCATCTCCGACACAATTACCTCACAGTATTCACAATAACTGCTCTAGAGATCTTCCGTCGTTTCCAATGGGCTTTCTTCCGTGTAGAAAATGAGTGGAATAAGATAAGCACCAAATCAAATAGTAAACTCTCCATGAGTGACGTCCCCAAAGAAGAAGAACTACTCAACTCCAATGGTCACAATGTATAG
- the LOC129891144 gene encoding uncharacterized protein LOC129891144 isoform X6, which yields MRMSVNLRDLFLYEAFLYYNPLLLVTIMVWLWGMNLWVFAQANVDFAKIFDLDQNHLSHREIWKCATWMTIIVPTSMTTYLYLYSNGEVSLAASQPVLLYAAFAMALIFPFHIFYLSSRYFLLRTLWRIVFPLQAIAFADFFLADILTSMSKVFSDLERSVCRMVHRQVATIAWFEADSVCGSHSVAIPIILVLPYLFRLFQCLRQYKDTRDRTTLFNALKYSTAVPVIFVSALKYHVFPDNWVNLYRPLWLLSAVVNCLYSFYWDLTRDWDLSCFTRVFKFTRPHILSHCLYGRKWVYFWVIGSNLILRCTWTYKLSAHLRHNYLTVFTITALEIFRRFQWAFFRVENEWNKISTKSNSKLSMSDVPKEEELLNSNGHNV from the exons ATGAGAATGAGTGTAAACCTCCGTGATCTGTTTCTGTATGAGGCTTTTCTTTATTACAATCCTTTGCTACTTGTG ACGATAATGGTTTGGCTTTGGGGCATGAACCTATGGGTTTTTGCACAGGCTAATGTTGACTTTGCTAAAATTTTTGACCTCGATCAAAATCATCTCTCTCACAGAGAGATTTGGAAG TGTGCTACCTGGATGACCATCATCGTGCCAACTAGCAtgacaacctatctctatctcTACTCAAATGGAGAAGTTTCGTTGGCTGCATCTCAACCA GTGCTCTTATATGCTGCTTTCGCCATGGCTCTGATATTTCCCTTTCATATTTTCTATTTATCATCTCGCTACTTTTTGTTAAGAACACTTTGGAGGATAGTTTTCCCGCTGCAG GCAATAGCTTTTGCTGACTTCTTCCTGGCTGATATATTAACTTCTATGTCAAAG GTATTTTCAGATTTGGAGCGTTCAGTTTGTAGAATGGTTCATCGACAG GTTGCTACCATTGCATGGTTTGAAGCTGATTCTGTTTGTGGCAGTCACTCTGTTGCAATTCCTATCATTCTTGTATTGCCTTATCTATTTCGTCTGTTTCAATGTCTTCGGCAATACAAGGATACTAGAGATAGGACTACCCTGTTCAATG CTTTAAAATATTCAACAGCAGTACCAGTGATATTTGTGTCAGCCCTTAAGTATCACGTATTCCCTGACAACTGGGTTAACCTTTATAGGCCTTTGTGGCTTCTCTCGGCAGTTGTGAACTGTCTCTATTCGTTTTATTGGGATCTGACAAGAGATTGGGACTTAAG TTGTTTCACTCGGGTTTTCAAGTTCACCAGACCACATATTCTATCACATTGTTTGTACGGACGCAAATGG GTGTACTTTTGGGTGATCGGAAGCAACCTAATATTGCGATGCACGTGGACATACAAGCTGTCTGCCCATCTCCGACACAATTACCTCACAGTATTCACAATAACTGCTCTAGAGATCTTCCGTCGTTTCCAATGGGCTTTCTTCCGTGTAGAAAATGAGTGGAATAAGATAAGCACCAAATCAAATAGTAAACTCTCCATGAGTGACGTCCCCAAAGAAGAAGAACTACTCAACTCCAATGGTCACAATGTATAG
- the LOC129891144 gene encoding uncharacterized protein LOC129891144 isoform X1, with translation MLNQCRDILHTFSSNSLPHLRKSGSRAVVSDFGTLEPGSVFEEAVLHNIEANEMKGVSTPPSTTTIIPSPVLLWRLKVLLFLIWGVSCCKISWDSVMRMSVNLRDLFLYEAFLYYNPLLLVTIMVWLWGMNLWVFAQANVDFAKIFDLDQNHLSHREIWKCATWMTIIVPTSMTTYLYLYSNGEVSLAASQPVLLYAAFAMALIFPFHIFYLSSRYFLLRTLWRIVFPLQAIAFADFFLADILTSMSKVHNLFFPLTKKRKGHYRRKTCAPGNANAIRNAQVFSDLERSVCRMVHRQVATIAWFEADSVCGSHSVAIPIILVLPYLFRLFQCLRQYKDTRDRTTLFNALKYSTAVPVIFVSALKYHVFPDNWVNLYRPLWLLSAVVNCLYSFYWDLTRDWDLSCFTRVFKFTRPHILSHCLYGRKWVYFWVIGSNLILRCTWTYKLSAHLRHNYLTVFTITALEIFRRFQWAFFRVENEWNKISTKSNSKLSMSDVPKEEELLNSNGHNV, from the exons ATGCTGAATCAGTGCCGGGACATCCTTCACACTTTCTCATCAAATTCGCT TCCACATCTACGGAAATCTGGAAGCCGAGCAGTTGTTTCTGATTTTG GTACACTTGAACCTGGTAGTGTTTTTGAAGAAGCCGTTTTGCATAACATAGAGGCCAATGAAATGAAGGGTGTGAGCACACCACCGAGCACTACGACCATAATTCCATCTCCTGTTCTTCTATGGAGACTTAAG GTGTTACTGTTTCTCATCTGGGGTGTTAGTTGTTGCAAG ATCAGCTGGGATTCAGTCATGAGAATGAGTGTAAACCTCCGTGATCTGTTTCTGTATGAGGCTTTTCTTTATTACAATCCTTTGCTACTTGTG ACGATAATGGTTTGGCTTTGGGGCATGAACCTATGGGTTTTTGCACAGGCTAATGTTGACTTTGCTAAAATTTTTGACCTCGATCAAAATCATCTCTCTCACAGAGAGATTTGGAAG TGTGCTACCTGGATGACCATCATCGTGCCAACTAGCAtgacaacctatctctatctcTACTCAAATGGAGAAGTTTCGTTGGCTGCATCTCAACCA GTGCTCTTATATGCTGCTTTCGCCATGGCTCTGATATTTCCCTTTCATATTTTCTATTTATCATCTCGCTACTTTTTGTTAAGAACACTTTGGAGGATAGTTTTCCCGCTGCAG GCAATAGCTTTTGCTGACTTCTTCCTGGCTGATATATTAACTTCTATGTCAAAGGTACACAacctcttctttcctttgacaaaaaaaaggaaaggacaTTACAGGAGAAAAACTTGTGCCCCTGGCAATGCTAATGCTATTCGAAATGCACAGGTATTTTCAGATTTGGAGCGTTCAGTTTGTAGAATGGTTCATCGACAG GTTGCTACCATTGCATGGTTTGAAGCTGATTCTGTTTGTGGCAGTCACTCTGTTGCAATTCCTATCATTCTTGTATTGCCTTATCTATTTCGTCTGTTTCAATGTCTTCGGCAATACAAGGATACTAGAGATAGGACTACCCTGTTCAATG CTTTAAAATATTCAACAGCAGTACCAGTGATATTTGTGTCAGCCCTTAAGTATCACGTATTCCCTGACAACTGGGTTAACCTTTATAGGCCTTTGTGGCTTCTCTCGGCAGTTGTGAACTGTCTCTATTCGTTTTATTGGGATCTGACAAGAGATTGGGACTTAAG TTGTTTCACTCGGGTTTTCAAGTTCACCAGACCACATATTCTATCACATTGTTTGTACGGACGCAAATGG GTGTACTTTTGGGTGATCGGAAGCAACCTAATATTGCGATGCACGTGGACATACAAGCTGTCTGCCCATCTCCGACACAATTACCTCACAGTATTCACAATAACTGCTCTAGAGATCTTCCGTCGTTTCCAATGGGCTTTCTTCCGTGTAGAAAATGAGTGGAATAAGATAAGCACCAAATCAAATAGTAAACTCTCCATGAGTGACGTCCCCAAAGAAGAAGAACTACTCAACTCCAATGGTCACAATGTATAG